The Manis javanica isolate MJ-LG chromosome 2, MJ_LKY, whole genome shotgun sequence genome contains a region encoding:
- the DMRT2 gene encoding doublesex- and mab-3-related transcription factor 2 isoform X2 yields MRKRRAFADKELENIMLEREYKEREMLEASQAAALFLPNRMVHGPEYSSYKNAYSPTTVEPSNKDFCNFLPTCLDLTMQYSGSGNMELISSNVSVAATYRQYPLSSRFLVWPKCGPISDTLLYQQYLLNATTSVQALKPGASWDSKGVRIQDGLGMEHDMVPPKLEGCLVLPHSHEVQTLGSDLQGHQAIPERSLFSPPQGNFSPVVDMDSSAAQGHILTKISKESTRHPLPLKHNPFHSLFQQTLLDKSGPELKTSFVKDAFEEAPKKHRDCLVKENQKYTFTIDRCAKDLFVAKQVGTKLSVNEPLSFSVESILKRPSSAITHVSQ; encoded by the coding sequence ATGAGGAAAAGGCGGGCCTTTGCTGATAAAGAATTGGAGAACATTATGCTGGAGAGAGAATATAAAGAGAGGGAGATGTTGGAAGCTTCCCAAGCTGCTGCCTTGTTCCTGCCCAACCGCATGGTGCATGGACCTGAGTACAGCTCCTACAAAAATGCCTACAGTCCCACCACAGTGGAACCATCCAATAAAGACTTCTGTAACTTTTTGCCCACGTGCCTTGATCTAACCATGCAATATTCAGGGTCTGGGAATATGGAACTAATCTCTTCCAATGTCAGTGTGGCTGCGACTTATAGACAATATCCCTTATCCTCAAGATTTTTAGTTTGGCCCAAGTGTGGCCCCATTAGTGACACTCTTCTTTACCAGCAATACCTGCTAAATGCCACCACCTCAGTTCAAGCTCTGAAACCTGGGGCCAGCTGGGATTCGAAGGGAGTTCGAATTCAGGATGGACTTGGTATGGAACATGACATGGTGCCACCAAAATTGGAAGGCTGTCTGGTGTTGCCTCACAGTCATGAGGTCCAGACCTTGGGAAGTGACCTTCAGGGTCACCAGGCCATCCCAGAGAGGTCCCTGTTCTCCCCACCCCAAGGGAATTTCTCTCCAGTTGTTGACATGGACTCTTCGGCAGCTCAAGGGCACATCTTAACCAAGATCAGCAAAGAAAGCACGAGGCACCCTCTGCCACTTAAACATAATCCATTCCACTCATTATTCCAGCAAACTCTTCTTGACAAATCAGGTCCTGAGTTGAAAACGTCATTTGTCAAGGATGCCTTTGAAGAGGCCCCTAAGAAACACAGAGACTGTTTAGTCAAGGAGAACCAGAAGTACACATTTACAATAGATAGATGTGCAAAAGACCTTTTTGTAGCCAAACAAGTTGGAACAAAACTGTCTGTGAATGAACCGCTGTCATTTTCTGTTGAGTCTATTCTTAAGAGGCCTTCGTCTGCCATCACTCACGTCTCTCAGTGA